In Nicotiana tabacum cultivar K326 chromosome 17, ASM71507v2, whole genome shotgun sequence, one DNA window encodes the following:
- the LOC107811845 gene encoding uncharacterized protein LOC107811845, translated as MDATCVNLINKAIKGSSIYGTPVSNSFHQVEGSFDSETSLLLQICHRLKNFRIQAKNYFLTYPHRSLTKDEALTQLQNISTPVNKLFIRVSRELHEDGEPHLHVLIQFEGKYVCTNNRVFDFTSPTRSAHFHPNIQGSKSSSDVKTFVEKDGDFIDFGVFQIDGRSSRGGCQSANDSYAKAINSESTINALKILMEEQHRDYIRDLDKLRANLDRHYCPPKQLFFSKWNPQRYVVPDDIEQWLGEVFEDPSARLVNNNSSDRRLSLILEGPSRTCKTAWARSLGVHNYICGHLDFNAKSYSYNVTYNVFGDISLIRVRSPNQS; from the coding sequence ATGGACGCCACGTGTGTGAACTTGATCAATAAGGCTATTAAGGGTTCTAGTATATATGGTACTCCAGTCTCCAATTCATTTCACCAAGTTGAAGGGAGCTTTGATTCGGAGACCTCACTCTTATTACAAATATGCCACCGTCTAAAAAATTTTAGAATTCAAGCCAAGAATTATTTCTTGACTTATCCCCACCGTTCTCTTACAAAAGACGAAGCTCTTACACAGTTACAAAATATTTCTACCCcagtaaataaattatttattaggGTTTCCAGAGAATTACACGAAGATGGGGAACCTCATCTCCATGTGCTCATCCAATTCGAAGGCAAGTATGTCTGCACCAACAATAGAGTATTCGACTTCACTTCCCCAACCAGGTCAGCACATTTTCATCCGAACATTCAGGGTTCTAAGTCCTCCTCCGATGTTAAAACATTCGTGGAGAAAGATGGAGACTtcattgattttggagttttCCAAATCGATGGCAGATCAAGTAGAGGAGGTTGCCAATCTGCCAACGATTCATACGCAAAGGCCATTAATTCAGAATCAACCATTAATGCCCTTAAAATATTAATGGAGGAACAACACAGAGATTATATTAGAGATTTAGATAAATTAAGGGCTAATTTAGATAGACATTACTGCCCTCCTAAACaactatttttttcaaaatgGAACCCACAAAgatatgtggtcccagatgatatAGAGCAATGGTTAGGTGAGGTTTTCGAAGACCCATCTGCGAGGCTAGTGAATAATAATAGTAGTGACAGACGATTGAGTCTGATACTGGAGGGGCCAAGCAGAACATGTAAGACTGCTTGGGCAAGATCATTAGGCGTTCATAATTATATTTGTGGTCATTTAGATTTTAATGCTAAATCTTATTCCTATAATGTAACTTATAACGTCTTTGGTGACATATCCCTAATAAGAGTGAGGTCTCCGAATCAGAGCTAG